CCAACTTAGTACTACGCAGCAGCCGGAGCAGACTCTCATGGACGACTGCTCGAAATGGTTGGAGTAGAACTCGACGATGGCAGCCTACTGATTTTTCACGCCATGAGACTCACCGACAAGATGGCTCAGGAACTACAGGTCCGAAGGGAGAACACATGAGTACCTATAAGACGAAGAGTGGAGCCGCGCTCACTGACGACGAGATCGAGCGACTTGGTGAGGCAGCAGAACGAGGAGAGTATCCCGGCACTCCAGGAGAGTTCATTGTCTCTCCAGGCAGGCCTCGACTCTCAGACGAGGATCTTGTCACCATTGCTTTCAAAGTGCCACGCTCACATCGAGACGCACTGGACCGTAGGGCTGAGGCGCAGGGCGAAACTCGCAGTCAGTTCATGCGAGAAGCACTCGAAAGAGCACTAGCCTGACGCAAGCAGCGTCCACGCTGACACCACGCTCGTCAGCCAATCGACTCAGTTCATCCTCAACTTCGGCATCTACAACGATATTCACCATCGTCACGGTCTCACTCCCACAGGCCGCTGGCGTAGGCGAGGACGGCCAGGGCGACGGGGCCGGCTGAGGCGGTGCGCATGACGTGGGGGCCCAGCCGCACCGTCGTCGCCCCGGCGGCCTCCAGGGCAGCCGTCTCCTCGGGGCTGATACCGCCCTCGGGCCCCACGACGACGGCTAGCGCCAGCGGCGCCTGTTCGGGCGCGGGCAGGCGCACTGACTCCATCGCGGTGCTGATCGGGGTACTGGCCTCCTCGTGCAGGACCAGCACCACTCCCCCGCCGCGAACGGTCTGCCCTACCCAGTCGGCCAGACTGCGGGTGTCCCGCACCTCCTCGACCTCGGGGACGCGGGCCCGCCGGGCCTGCTTGGCGGCCTGGAGGGCGGTGGTCTGCCAGCGCTGGCGTCCCTTGGCCTGCTTGGCACCCTGCCACACGGACACGCAGCGCTCGGACTGCCAGGGCAGCACCAGCCCCACCCCGACCTCGGTGGCCGTCTCCACGGCCTGCTCGTCGCGCCCGCCCTTGGCCAGGGCCTGAACGAGGGTCAGCCGGAGCGGCGGCTCGGGCTCCTCAACGCGATCCAGGACCCGCACGGCCAGACGGTCCTTGGCGCCGCCGACGCCGGCCCCGGTCACCTCGCAGACCAGGCGCAGACCAGCGCCGTCAACGAGGTCCACGCGCTCCTGGGCACGCAGGCGCTTGACGGTTACGGCATGGCGGGCCTCAGGCCCGGTGAGCATGAGGACGGTTCCGGTCCCCGCCGAAGCGACGGCATCGGCAGGCTCGATGGTCTCGGGCGTGAAGAGAAAGACGGGTGCGGTCACGGCTCCAGCCTACGGGCCGTATCCAACAGGTGTCCGCCGGCGGTGCTAGCGTCAGTGACCATGACCGAGTCTTCAGCAGCCGCCCAGTCCCCTCAGTCGTCTCCGTCCCCCTCGTACACCACCGCCGTCACGGTGGAGGACTTCCGCCGCAACCTGGATGCCGTCCGCGCCCGCATCGACGCCGCCGCGAAGCGCGCCGGCCGCGACGCCGCCGAGATCCGCCTGCTGCCGGTGTCCAAGACCGTCCCCGAGGAGCGCCTGCGCACCGCCTTCGCCGCGGGCATCACCCAGATGGGTGAGAATAAGGTCCAGGAGGCCCAGCGCAAGAGCGAGAACCTGGCGGACCTGGGCATCTCCTGGTCGGTCATCGGCCACCTGCAGACGAACAAGGCCAAGAACGTGGCCGCCTTCGCCGACGAGTTCCAGGCCCTGGACTCCCTGCGCCTGGCCGGGGCCCTCGACCGGCGCCTCCAGGCAGCCGGGCGGGGTCTGGACGTCTACGTGCAGGTCAACTCCTCGGGCGAGCCCAGCAAGTTCGGGCTGGAGCCCGACGACGTCGCAGGCTTCCTCGCGGCGCTGCCGGCCTACTCCTCGCTGCGGGTGCGTGGGCTCATGACCCTGGCCGCCAACACGAGTGACGAGGCACGGGTGCGCGAGTGCTTCAGTATCATGCGCCGGCTGCGCGACGCCGCCCTCGAAGCGGGCACCGTCGGCGACGGGCTGCTGTCGATGGGGATGAGCGGGGACTTCGAGGCCGCCATCGAGGGCGGCTCCACCTGCGTGCGGGTGGGCCAGGCGATCTTCGGGGCCCGGGCCACCCCCGACTCCTACTACTGGCCCGAGTCATCTGAAGCCAACCAGTCTCAGACCGACCAGTCGCCGACCAACAGCTGAACGCCGTCACGGACCGCGGCCCCAGGCGCGCAGTGACGCTCAGCGCCCGGAGAAGCGCTCCTTGAGCTTGCCCATGACGCTGGAGTCGCGCACGGGCTCGACGTCGTCCTCCCCGCGCAGGCGGGCCAGTTCGGTCAGCAGCTCGCGCTGACGGTCGTCCAGGCGCGTGGGGGTCTCCACGACGATGGACACGTGCAGGTCCCCGCGGCCCTTGCGGCGCAGGCGCCCCACGCCCAGGCCGTCGAGGACGACCTCGTCGCCGGGCTGGCTGCCGGCCTTGACGGTGACGTTCTGCTCGCCGTCGAGGGTCTGCAGCGGGAAGACGGCACCCAGCGCGGCCGCGGTCATGGGCACGCGCAGCTCGGTGTAGAGGTCATCGCCGTCGCGCTCGAGGAACTCGTGCGGCTTCTCGTGGATCTCCAGGTAGAGGTCGCCGTTGGGCCCGCCGGCCGGGCCGGCCTCGCCGCGCCCCGACATGCGGATCCGGGTCCCGGTGGACACCCCGGCGGGGATGGAGACCTCCAGGTCCTGACGCACCCGGGTACGGCCCTCGCCGGAGCAGTCCTTGCAGGGGGTGACGATGACGGTGCCGTAGCCCTGGCAGCCCGGGCAGGGCGAGGAGGTCATCACCTGTCCCAGCAGGGTGCGGGTCATGCGCTGGACGTTGCCGACCCCGTTGCACTGGGAGCAGGTGACCGGTTCGGTGCCCGGTGCGCAGCACGAGCCGTCGCAGGCGGTGCAGGTGACGTAGGTGTCGATGGGGACCGACCGGGTCGCCCCGAAGGCGACGTCGGAGAGCTCCACGTCCACGGCCACGAGGGCGTCCTGGCCGCGGCGGGCCCGGGAGGCCGGTCCGCGGCTGGCCGCTCCCCCGCCGAAGAAGGACTGGAAGATGCCGCCCAGGTCGCCGAAGTCGGCTCCGGCGAAGCCGCCGCCGAATCCGCCGCCGCCTCGCACGGCGTCCTCCCCGCCCAGGTCGTACATCTGGCGCTTGTCGGGGTCGGAGAGGACCTCGTAGGCGGAGGAGACCTCCTTGAACTCGTCCTCGTGGCCGGGGCCGGCGACGTCGGGGTGCAGCTGGCGGGCCTTCTTGCGGTAGGCCTTCTTGATCTCCTCGGGGCTGGCGTCGCGGCTGACGCCGAGGACCTCGTAGTAGTTGCTCACTGCGTTCTTCCTTTACGGCTACGACTTCTGCGGTGGTGGTCTGGGGGCGTGCCCGGCCGGGCCGCTTGGGGCGGGTCGGGCAGGCCGGTTCTCAGGTCTCCGGTGGGGACAGGAACCGGGACAGGTAGCGGGCCACAGCCCGAACGGCGGTCATGGTGGCCGGGTAGTCCATGCGGGTGGGGCCGATGACTCCGAGGTGGGCGACGGCCTCACCGGTTCCCGACCCGTAGGTGGTGGTGACGACGGAGGCCTCGGCCAGGGCGTCGTCCTTGTTCTCCGATCCGATGCTCACGCGCATCCGGTTCTCGCCGGCCGGGGCACCGTTGTCGGCGGTGAACAGGCGCAGCAGCACCACCTGCTCCTCGACGGCGTCCAGGAGGGGACCCAGGGAGGAGAAGTCGGGGGTGGCGCGGGCCAGGTTCGCGGTCCCGGCGACAACGAGCCGCTCCTCCGCGTCGGGGCGCAGAGCGGCGATGAGCTCGTCGGAGACGGCCTCGAGCAGGAAGCGCTCGTCGGCGGGCGCCTGCTCGGCCAGGGCCGCCAGGATCGGGGCGACGTCGGCTGCGCGGCGGCCCGCGAGGGCACCGTTGAGCCGGGTGCGCAGGCGCTCCAGGACGAGGGGGTCGACGACGTCGGCGATGTCGAAGCCCCCATCATGGCGGGAGCTCAGGGAGCCCCGGGACCTGAGGGTCACGGTGCGCTGGTCGACGCGCCCGGTGTCGGTGATGATGACCAGCAGGACGCGCTCAGGCCCCAGGGCCACGAGCTCGAGGTGCTGGAGGGCCGCGTACCGCAGGCTCGGGTACTCGACGACGGCGAGCTGGCCGGTCAGCTGGGCCAGGGCCCGCACGGTGCGGGCCACGACCTGCTCCAGGTCGACCGCTCCGGACAGGAGCGCGGTGATGGCGGAGCGCTCGGGTGCCGAGAGGGGCTTGATGCGGGCGACCTCGTCGACGAAGAGCCGGTAGCCCTTCTGGGTAGGCACGCGCCCGGCCGAGGTGTGCGGCTGGTGGATGTAGCCCTCGTCCTCCAGGGCCGCCATGTCGTTGCGGATGGTTGCCGGGGACACGCCCAGGCGGTAGCGCTCCACGAGGGCCTTGGACCCCACGGGCTCACGCGTGCGCACGTAGTCGGTGACGATGGCGGACAGGACCTTGAGACGTCGGTCGTTGGCCACGGGTCCTCCTCCCCTCATCAGTGCCGAGACGCGATCAGTGCTGGCGTCAGGCGGCAGGCCGCCCGCACACCGGTGGGGTGCGGCCAGCGATTAGCACTCACCCCATGCGAGTGCCATCCTACGCTGTGCTCCGGCGGGTCCACCGCCGGCGGACCGTGAGTTTCCCCTACCGTGCCGAGGGTGAACACGCCCGCCCCGTACCGCTCCCCCGTTCCCGGATCGACTGCCGCCCGCCGCGCCGCCCTGAGGGCTCGCGCCGAGGCGGAGCAGAAACGGCAGGCGCAGGGCGCCCCGGCCGGTTCGCGCTCGCGCGGTGGGGCGGCTGCGAGCACACCCGCTGCCCGTAGGCCCTCGTCGAGCGACCGCTACGGCGGGGACGTGCTGTCAGTGAACCCGCACCGCACCGGGCCCGGCGCCATACGGCCGGAGTCGGTGCACGTGCCTGTGGCACCGGGACTGGTGGTCGAGGACCGCCAGACCGGTTTCGTCGGGGCCGCGGTGGCGGTGGAGAAGTCGGGCGGTCAGCACGTCGTGGTCCTGGAGGACCGCCACGGTGTGCGGCGCGGCTTCGCCCTGGGGCCGGGGTTCTGGATCGAGGGCCGCCCGGTGATCCTGGACCCGCCCGTGGCGCGCAAGCGCAAGCCCACCGGCGCGGTGAGCGCCGCCGGCAGGCGGCTGACGGCCTCGGGCTCCTACGCGGTCGAGGGAGAGCGGGCCAAGGTGGCGCGCGCCTCGCGCATCTGGGTGGAGGGCAAGCACGACGCCGAGCTGGTGGAGAAGGTCTGGGGTGACGACCTGCGCCACGAGGGCGTCGTCGTCCTCATGCTCGACGGCGTCGACAACCTCGAGGAGGTCATGGCCGACTTCGGTCCGGCCCCCGAGCGGCGAGCCGGCGTCCTGGTGGACCATCTGGTGGGCGGTTCCAAGGAGTCACGGATCGCCCAGCGGGTGTCCGAGATGCCCGGCGGGGAGAACGTGCTGGTCCTGGGGCACCCATATGTGGACGTGTGGCAGGCGGTCAAGCCGGCCCGAGTGGGTCTGGAGCGCTGGCCGGACATCCCGCGGGGCACCGACATCAAGCACGGCACCCTGGAGGCCCTCGGCTGGCCGCACGCCGACCAGGCCGATATCGCCCGGGGCTGGCAGCGCATCCTGGCGACGGTGCGCTCCTACAAGGACCTCGAGCCGAGCCTGCTGGGCCGCATGGAGGAGCTCATCGACTTCGTCACCGCCCCGGGCACGCGCTGAGCCCGGAAACGGCTGGCTCATGAGAGCAGGGCGGTTCAGTCCTCAGCGGCCTCGGCCTGGTCGGCCAGGGCCAGGCGGCGGGACTGGGACAGCAGGCGGGCGTCGAGCGCCAGCAGACCCACGGTGAGCACTCCGCCCAGAGCCTTCCACAGGAGGCCCGGGGCGATGAAGAGCAGGACCATGGCGGCGATGATCGGCACCAGGTGCTTCATGGAGCGCCCCACGTAGCCGCCGAAGCTGGGCATCTCGACGCCGTCGGACTCGGCGACGGACTTGACCATGAAGTTCGGGCCGTTGCCGATGTAGGTGATGGCTCCGCACAGGACGGCGCCCAGCGAGATGGACACGAGGTAGAGCTCGGGAATCCCGGCAACGTCCATGCCGCCGGGGTGGGAGACCTTGCCGGCCATCTCGAAGAAGGTCGCGTAGGTGGGGGCGTTGTCCAGGACGGAGGAGAGCCCGCCGGTGAAGATGAAGAAGGTGACCTCGTTGAGCGGCAGCGAGCCGGCGACCTCGTCGAGGTAGTGCAGGGCCGGGATCATGGTGAGGAAGATGCCGATGAACAGGATGGCGACCTCGGCGATGGGGCCCCAGGTGAACTGGTTGTCCTTGAAGCGGACCTCCCGGCTGCCCAGGAAGTAGGAGCCGGCCGCGGAGGCGAGCATGATGAACTCGCGCACGGGGATCCAGTCGCCCAGGGCGGCGTGCCCCTCCTCGATGGCGTGAGCGTCGACGGAGGGGGCGAAGGCGACGGCGGCGATGATGACGGCGAAGAAGACGAAGTTGAGCGAACCCTTGAGGCCCAGGGGCTCGATCTCGGTGTCGTCGTCGTGCACGGCCTTGGCGGGCTCCTGGGAGTAGTAGTAGGAGTCCAGGGCGTAGTAGCTCACCAGCAGCATGACGTTGACGAAGAGGTACTCGCGCAGGAGGTTGAAGGTCCAGGTGAAGGGCACCCCGCGCAGGAAGCCCAGGAACAGGGGCGGGTCGCCCAGGGGCGTGAGGAGCCCGCCGCAGTTGGCCACGATGAAGATCGTGTACAGCACCGTGTGCACCCGGTAGTGGCGTTCCTTGTTGGTGGCCAGCAGGGGCCGGATGAGGAGCATGGCGGCGCCGGTGGTGCCCACGAAGGAGGCAAGGACTCCGCCGATGGCCAGGAAGATCGTGTTGTTGCGGGGCGTGGCCCGGATGTCGCCCTTGAGGAAGATGCCTCCGGAGACGACGAACAGGGCCAGCAGCAGGCAGATGAACTGGACGTACTCCACCACGGCGGCGAAGACGGACGTCCAGCCCAGGGCGAGCCACATCCAGGCGGCCACCGGCACCCCCAGGCCCACGGCGACGATCAGCTGGCTGGAGTGCTTCTCCCACCAGTGGGCCGTGGCCGGGATCAGCGGTAGGACGGCGATGCAGGCGAGCATGCCCGCGAAGGGCAGGACGGACCACCACTCAAGATGCACGGCATTTTCCTCACAGAATCGGGACTGTTCGCGTCACCATACCGTCCCGGGCATCAGTTTCCCCGGTGAGGGCCTGTGGTCTCTCGTGCTGAGACCGACTTTCCGGCCTGCTGCGGCCAGGGGGCCGCGCCGGGCTCAGATCCAGCCGGCCAGCACCTTTCTGGCTTGCTGAGCCAGGGCGGCGATGGCGCCGTCGGAGTCGTTGCCCCAGGGGATGTAGTGGAAGCTGCCGCCCCCAGCAGTGGTGAAGGTCTCGCGGTTGAGCTGGTTGATCTCCTCGAGTGTCTCCAGGCAGTCGGAGACGAAGCCGGGGCAGATGACGTCGAGGCGGGGGCAGCCGGCGCGGCCGAGCTCGCCGACCGTGTCAATGGTGGCCGGCCCGATCCAGGCGGCGGGCCCGAAGACGGACTGGAAGGTGAGCTGGGCGAGGCCATCGGGCAGGTCGAGTCGCCGGGAGAGGAGCCGGGCGGTGCGCTCGCACTCGGAGCGGTAGGGGTCTGCGGCGTCGTGCATGGCCTGGGGGATGGAGTGGAAGGACAGCAGGAGGCGCTCGCCGGCGGCCGGGTCGGGGCGGCCGTGGACCTGCCAGTACTGCTCCAGTGCGGTGGCGAGGGCCTCGATGTAGGCGGGCGCCGTCTCGAAGGAGCGGATGGTGCGCAGCTCGGGCTGGTTGCGGGAGGCCAGGATGAAGCGGGCGGCCTCATCGACGACGGTGCCGGCCGAGGATGCGGCGTACTGCGGGTAGAGCGGGATGAGGGCGATCCTGCGGCAGCCGGCCTCCATGAGCTCACCCATGACGCGGCGCAGGGCCGGCTGCCCGTAGCGCATGGCGATACGGACCTGGACCGATTCGCCGAGCTCGTCCTGGAGCAGCTCGCCCTGTCGCTCGCTGTAGTGCATGAGCGGGGAACCCGAGCGGCTGGTCTCCTCCCCGGGGCGCCAGATGGTGGCGTACTTCGCCGCCGATGCACGAGGGCGCACCCGCAGAATGATGGCCTCCAGGACGGGGCGCCACAGGAGGGGATGCGTCTCAACGATCCGGCGGTCGGAGAGGAACTCCCGCAGGAAGGGCCGGACGGCCCTGGCCGTGGGGGCCGCTGGCGTGCCGAGGTTGGCCAGGATGAGGGCGGGACGCTCGTCCGCGCCACTCGGGTCAGGGGTGGTGGGGCTCAGGGGCACGGAGGTCCTTGGGAGGGGCAGGATCGTTCTCGACGACGGTGTTGAGCGACGTCGGCCTCACTCTAGCCGAGCGGGCCCACCCTCCGGCTCACAACGAGTCCGCGCCCCGCCGGCTGGAGCTGGCGGGGCGCGGAGGAGACCTCGGGAGACGATGTCAGCGGACGACGTCGTAGCCCTGGATGCGCACGTAGGAGTAGGCGGAGAGCAGCGCCACCAGCGGGACCGTCACAAGCCAGCCGATCAGCGTGATCCCACCGATGAAGTAGAGGCCGACACCGGTCAGAGCGAAGGGGAAGAGCTCTCCGACGTGACTGGACAAGGTTGCCCACGACGCCTTCATTCCCGCAATGCCGTCCACGCCCTTATCCACGGTGAAGTAGACGGAATAGTAGAGGAGGAAAGCCATGATGATTCCCGGAATGAAGCACAGGAGCAGGCCCACTCCCGTGGCAACCGCAGTGAGGAGGCTGGCCAGAAGGCTGGCCCCGAAGTTCGGGAAGGAGAAGATGTCGTTCCACTCCAGCTGCCGCCCAGAAGCCACCTTGAGGGACATGTTGGCGGCCACGATGGCCGAGAACAGGCGGACAACGGGAGCGACATACCCCCAGAAGGGGATTCCGTAGCTGAATCCGTACTCTTCTCCGTTGAGCTCGACACGCGAGTCAAATCCAAGATTTGAAAGAATGGCCCACACGCCGAAGCCGACAACGAGAATAAGCGCGTTGTCCTTGAACTTGGACCACGCCCAGGACAGGCCGTCGCCGACGCTCATCGGCGCACCGCCCATCGCACCTGCAGGGTAGTACGGCATATCGGCTCCGCCGCCCATGGTGGACTGGGGGCCGTAGCCCTGTGCCGCCCCAGCCTGAGACCCGTAGTTTGGAACGGCACCGGCTTGAGGTCCGTAGCCGGGTTGCTGATGAGCGTCGGGGCCGGCCCCATAACCGGGCTGTGCTCCGTAGCCCGGGACGCCACCGGGTTGAGATCCGTCGTCTGGGTAACCTGGATACTGTGGAGTAGTCATCCCGTCAGATTGCCACAACTCCCTGGCACTACACTGAAAATATCAGGGCATCAGCAAGGATAGATCGTGAGCGGCCCGCACCTGCCTGCTCGCGATAGGGACCTTCGTCCTAGTTAAGGCAGAGCTCGAAGACGACCTCCGTAGTGGCGACCAGGAGATGTCCTCGATGCGCCAGGCGACCCCGCTCACTGCGTCATCTGCTGGCTCTCCTGCAGCTTCTGCATCTTCAGCTTTCTGCGAGAACGATTGGCACTGACCAGCAGCCAGACAGCCAGGACCAGCAGCAGAATCCTCGCAGTAAGTCCGCCAAGCAGGACGGCAGGATCCTCAGGGCCAGAACCAGGCCTCGACAAACGACTAAGAACTGCGCCAATCGTTCCTAGAATAATGAGAACCGCAAGTACGCGCTTGAGCCATATAGAGAGCACAGTCAGATTTCCTTCGATTGCAGATCGACACCCTAACCTACCAGACATTCATATCGGCTTCGGGTTCACTGGGTCAGGGCGCGGGTGACGGTGTCGGCCATGAGACGGCCGCGTAGGGTGAGGACCGCCCGGCCCCGCAGTACCGCGCCGGCGTCGAGGAGTCCATCGCCGACGAGGCCGGCCACGACGGGCACCAGGTGCGGTGGGGTGGCTCGGCCCGCATCAGGGCACTCCGCTGAAGGGCCGCCCGGCCGGTTCCCGAGACTCGCCAGCTCGATGCCCTCGCGCAAACGGATACCCAGCATGATCCGCTCCAGCTCGCGGGAGTCGGCGTCGATGACCTCGTGTCCGGCCACGGGCAGGTGTCCGGTGGCGATCTGCCCGGCCCAGGCGACCGGGTGCTTGGTGTTCCACAGGCGCACGTCCCCCAGGTGGGAGTGGGCTCCGGGCCCGGCGCCCCACCAGTCCCAGTCCAGCCAGTAGGCCTGGTTGTGGCGGCACTCGGAGCCGGGCCGAGCCCAGTTGGAGATCTCGTACCACTCGTAGCCGGCCTGCCCCAGGGCGGCGTCAGCCATCTCGTACTTGGTGGCCTCGTCGTCGTCCTCAGGCATGGGCAGCTCTCCGCGACGGACCTGCCCCCACATGCGAGTGCCCTCCTCGATGACCAGGGCGTAGGCGCTCACGTGGTCCGGGCCGATGCGGGTCACCGCATCTAGGGAGCGCTGCCAGTCCTCGGCGGTCTCCCCCGGCGCCCCATAGATGAGGTCCAGGGAGGTGCTCAGGCCCGCCCGTCGCGCCCAGTCCACCACGCAGGGCACCCGGGCAGGCTCATGGGTGCGCTCCAGGACCTTCAGCACGTGCGGCACGGCCGACTGCATCCCGAAGGAGACGCGGGTGAAGCCGCCTTCGGCCAGGGCTGCCAGGCCGGCTTCGTCCACGGAGTCCGGGTTGGCCTCCGTGGTCACCTCCGCGTCGGCAGCGAGCCCGAAGCACTCGCGCACCAGATCCAGCATGCTCACCAGGTCGGCGGCGGGCAGCATGGTGGGGGTTCCTCCGCCCACGAAAACGGTCTGCGCGGCGCGCACCGGCAGGCCCGCCTCGTCCATGGCGCGGCGGGCGGCGCGCAGCTCGCCGGCGAGGGTTCCCACGAAGTCCTCAGCCGAGGCGCCCTGCCCCATGGTCAGGTTCGTGTAGGTGTTGAAGTCGCAGTAGCCGCAACGCACCCGGCAGTAGGGCACGTGCAGGTACACCGAGAACGGGCGCTCGCTGCCGTCCGGTGCGGACTCGGCAACCTGCGCCGGCAGCTCCCCCATCCCCGGCAGGGGCTCTCCCACTGGCTGGGCCGGACTCACTGGTCGCCGCCTTGCTCGGCCGACTCATCCTCGCCGGACAGGACGCCGGCGGGGATGGTCGGCTTGGGTCTGCCGGAGTCG
This region of Actinomyces oris genomic DNA includes:
- a CDS encoding YggS family pyridoxal phosphate-dependent enzyme: MTESSAAAQSPQSSPSPSYTTAVTVEDFRRNLDAVRARIDAAAKRAGRDAAEIRLLPVSKTVPEERLRTAFAAGITQMGENKVQEAQRKSENLADLGISWSVIGHLQTNKAKNVAAFADEFQALDSLRLAGALDRRLQAAGRGLDVYVQVNSSGEPSKFGLEPDDVAGFLAALPAYSSLRVRGLMTLAANTSDEARVRECFSIMRRLRDAALEAGTVGDGLLSMGMSGDFEAAIEGGSTCVRVGQAIFGARATPDSYYWPESSEANQSQTDQSPTNS
- a CDS encoding DUF3097 domain-containing protein, with product MNTPAPYRSPVPGSTAARRAALRARAEAEQKRQAQGAPAGSRSRGGAAASTPAARRPSSSDRYGGDVLSVNPHRTGPGAIRPESVHVPVAPGLVVEDRQTGFVGAAVAVEKSGGQHVVVLEDRHGVRRGFALGPGFWIEGRPVILDPPVARKRKPTGAVSAAGRRLTASGSYAVEGERAKVARASRIWVEGKHDAELVEKVWGDDLRHEGVVVLMLDGVDNLEEVMADFGPAPERRAGVLVDHLVGGSKESRIAQRVSEMPGGENVLVLGHPYVDVWQAVKPARVGLERWPDIPRGTDIKHGTLEALGWPHADQADIARGWQRILATVRSYKDLEPSLLGRMEELIDFVTAPGTR
- a CDS encoding 16S rRNA (uracil(1498)-N(3))-methyltransferase is translated as MTAPVFLFTPETIEPADAVASAGTGTVLMLTGPEARHAVTVKRLRAQERVDLVDGAGLRLVCEVTGAGVGGAKDRLAVRVLDRVEEPEPPLRLTLVQALAKGGRDEQAVETATEVGVGLVLPWQSERCVSVWQGAKQAKGRQRWQTTALQAAKQARRARVPEVEEVRDTRSLADWVGQTVRGGGVVLVLHEEASTPISTAMESVRLPAPEQAPLALAVVVGPEGGISPEETAALEAAGATTVRLGPHVMRTASAGPVALAVLAYASGLWE
- the hemW gene encoding radical SAM family heme chaperone HemW; translation: MGELPAQVAESAPDGSERPFSVYLHVPYCRVRCGYCDFNTYTNLTMGQGASAEDFVGTLAGELRAARRAMDEAGLPVRAAQTVFVGGGTPTMLPAADLVSMLDLVRECFGLAADAEVTTEANPDSVDEAGLAALAEGGFTRVSFGMQSAVPHVLKVLERTHEPARVPCVVDWARRAGLSTSLDLIYGAPGETAEDWQRSLDAVTRIGPDHVSAYALVIEEGTRMWGQVRRGELPMPEDDDEATKYEMADAALGQAGYEWYEISNWARPGSECRHNQAYWLDWDWWGAGPGAHSHLGDVRLWNTKHPVAWAGQIATGHLPVAGHEVIDADSRELERIMLGIRLREGIELASLGNRPGGPSAECPDAGRATPPHLVPVVAGLVGDGLLDAGAVLRGRAVLTLRGRLMADTVTRALTQ
- the hrcA gene encoding heat-inducible transcriptional repressor HrcA — its product is MANDRRLKVLSAIVTDYVRTREPVGSKALVERYRLGVSPATIRNDMAALEDEGYIHQPHTSAGRVPTQKGYRLFVDEVARIKPLSAPERSAITALLSGAVDLEQVVARTVRALAQLTGQLAVVEYPSLRYAALQHLELVALGPERVLLVIITDTGRVDQRTVTLRSRGSLSSRHDGGFDIADVVDPLVLERLRTRLNGALAGRRAADVAPILAALAEQAPADERFLLEAVSDELIAALRPDAEERLVVAGTANLARATPDFSSLGPLLDAVEEQVVLLRLFTADNGAPAGENRMRVSIGSENKDDALAEASVVTTTYGSGTGEAVAHLGVIGPTRMDYPATMTAVRAVARYLSRFLSPPET
- a CDS encoding ribbon-helix-helix protein, CopG family; this translates as MSTYKTKSGAALTDDEIERLGEAAERGEYPGTPGEFIVSPGRPRLSDEDLVTIAFKVPRSHRDALDRRAEAQGETRSQFMREALERALA
- a CDS encoding sodium:proton antiporter: MHLEWWSVLPFAGMLACIAVLPLIPATAHWWEKHSSQLIVAVGLGVPVAAWMWLALGWTSVFAAVVEYVQFICLLLALFVVSGGIFLKGDIRATPRNNTIFLAIGGVLASFVGTTGAAMLLIRPLLATNKERHYRVHTVLYTIFIVANCGGLLTPLGDPPLFLGFLRGVPFTWTFNLLREYLFVNVMLLVSYYALDSYYYSQEPAKAVHDDDTEIEPLGLKGSLNFVFFAVIIAAVAFAPSVDAHAIEEGHAALGDWIPVREFIMLASAAGSYFLGSREVRFKDNQFTWGPIAEVAILFIGIFLTMIPALHYLDEVAGSLPLNEVTFFIFTGGLSSVLDNAPTYATFFEMAGKVSHPGGMDVAGIPELYLVSISLGAVLCGAITYIGNGPNFMVKSVAESDGVEMPSFGGYVGRSMKHLVPIIAAMVLLFIAPGLLWKALGGVLTVGLLALDARLLSQSRRLALADQAEAAED
- the hemH gene encoding ferrochelatase, producing the protein MPLSPTTPDPSGADERPALILANLGTPAAPTARAVRPFLREFLSDRRIVETHPLLWRPVLEAIILRVRPRASAAKYATIWRPGEETSRSGSPLMHYSERQGELLQDELGESVQVRIAMRYGQPALRRVMGELMEAGCRRIALIPLYPQYAASSAGTVVDEAARFILASRNQPELRTIRSFETAPAYIEALATALEQYWQVHGRPDPAAGERLLLSFHSIPQAMHDAADPYRSECERTARLLSRRLDLPDGLAQLTFQSVFGPAAWIGPATIDTVGELGRAGCPRLDVICPGFVSDCLETLEEINQLNRETFTTAGGGSFHYIPWGNDSDGAIAALAQQARKVLAGWI
- the dnaJ gene encoding molecular chaperone DnaJ, translated to MSNYYEVLGVSRDASPEEIKKAYRKKARQLHPDVAGPGHEDEFKEVSSAYEVLSDPDKRQMYDLGGEDAVRGGGGFGGGFAGADFGDLGGIFQSFFGGGAASRGPASRARRGQDALVAVDVELSDVAFGATRSVPIDTYVTCTACDGSCCAPGTEPVTCSQCNGVGNVQRMTRTLLGQVMTSSPCPGCQGYGTVIVTPCKDCSGEGRTRVRQDLEVSIPAGVSTGTRIRMSGRGEAGPAGGPNGDLYLEIHEKPHEFLERDGDDLYTELRVPMTAAALGAVFPLQTLDGEQNVTVKAGSQPGDEVVLDGLGVGRLRRKGRGDLHVSIVVETPTRLDDRQRELLTELARLRGEDDVEPVRDSSVMGKLKERFSGR